A single genomic interval of Koleobacter methoxysyntrophicus harbors:
- the cdaA gene encoding diadenylate cyclase CdaA gives MLEQIMELFKQLRFMDLIDIAIVAYVAYRAILLIRGTRAVQLIKGLAVLIISTKASEWLGLYTINWLLRNTMTVGVIALLIVFQPELRRALEQLGRGGFLVNPFFSISEEEINKLINELAHAVQVFTKNKMGALIVLERNTGLNEVIETGIEIGGKVTAELLVNIFIPNTPLHDGAVVIRNDKIMAAGCFLPLTENPNLSKELGTRHRAALGITEQSDAVSIIVSEETGVISVAVDGKLTRYLDIKTFKEMIKNLLHSKKEQKQIPIFKWRKSNG, from the coding sequence GTGTTAGAGCAGATAATGGAACTATTTAAACAACTCCGCTTTATGGACCTGATAGACATAGCCATTGTGGCATATGTTGCCTACAGAGCAATACTTCTCATTAGGGGTACCAGGGCCGTCCAGCTCATTAAAGGTCTTGCAGTGCTGATTATATCGACTAAAGCCAGTGAATGGCTGGGCCTATATACAATTAACTGGCTGTTGAGGAACACAATGACGGTGGGTGTAATAGCCCTCCTCATTGTATTTCAGCCTGAGCTCAGAAGAGCCCTGGAACAGCTGGGAAGGGGCGGATTTTTGGTAAACCCCTTTTTCAGCATCAGTGAAGAGGAAATAAATAAATTGATAAATGAACTGGCCCATGCCGTTCAGGTATTTACAAAGAACAAAATGGGGGCCCTTATTGTCCTGGAAAGGAATACAGGCCTTAATGAGGTTATTGAAACCGGCATAGAAATCGGCGGAAAGGTTACTGCAGAGCTGCTGGTTAACATTTTTATACCAAATACCCCTCTTCATGACGGTGCTGTAGTAATAAGAAATGACAAGATAATGGCTGCCGGCTGTTTTCTTCCCCTTACGGAAAACCCGAACCTGAGCAAGGAGCTTGGAACCCGCCACAGGGCCGCTCTGGGTATAACGGAACAGTCCGATGCTGTTTCGATAATCGTATCTGAAGAAACAGGGGTTATTTCCGTAGCTGTAGACGGGAAGCTTACCAGATACCTGGATATTAAAACCTTTAAAGAAATGATAAAGAATCTATTACATAGCAAAAAAGAACAGAAACAGATACCAATATTTAAATGGAGGAAATCCAATGGATAA
- the glmS gene encoding glutamine--fructose-6-phosphate transaminase (isomerizing), whose protein sequence is MCGIVGYVGDRSAAPFLIDGLKRLEYRGYDSAGIAVYDGEKTEVVKREGRLSRLEESLNGNFTKGFLGIGHTRWATHGKPSDINAHPHTDCSGNIIVVHNGIIENYQEIREWLKERGHRFRTEVDTEVIPHLIEEYYQGDLVSAVQKTLEWIRGSFALGILSGEEPDKIIAVRKDSPLVVGLGNGENYIASDIPAILEHTRKVYILKDGHMAVVKKDRVDLMDFKGRKVEQEVFDVKWDAVAAEKSGYPHFMLKEIHEQPRALKDTMTGRIDPERGDIRLDEITIKAEDLENIDKIFIVACGTAYHAGIVGKHAIERLTRIPVEVDIASEFRYRDPMVDDRTIVIIISQSGETADTLAALRESKKRGARIIAITNVVGSSVSREAEDVLYTWAGPEIAVASTKAYSTQLVSLYMLALKMALEKGTVDREEAVEIMREMKQLPEKAQRIIGGEQKIKELAYQYSKWDDVFFIGRGLDYAVALEGSLKLKEISYIHAEAYPAGELKHGTLALITEGIPVISLVTQEQLYEKTLSNIKEVEAREATVIAVAMEGDENIAKNANHVIYIPRTIPFLTPVLTVIPLQLFAYYAAVARGCDVDKPRNLAKSVTVE, encoded by the coding sequence ATGTGCGGAATAGTAGGCTATGTGGGAGACAGGTCGGCAGCCCCATTTTTGATAGACGGTTTAAAACGCCTGGAATACAGGGGGTACGATTCGGCCGGCATTGCTGTATACGATGGAGAAAAGACAGAAGTAGTAAAAAGGGAAGGCAGGTTATCGAGGCTGGAAGAGAGCCTGAACGGCAACTTCACAAAAGGATTTCTGGGGATAGGCCATACAAGATGGGCAACCCACGGAAAGCCGTCAGATATAAACGCTCACCCCCATACCGACTGCAGCGGGAACATAATAGTCGTTCATAACGGGATAATCGAGAACTACCAGGAGATAAGAGAATGGCTCAAAGAAAGGGGACACCGCTTCCGTACAGAAGTAGACACAGAGGTTATTCCCCATCTGATAGAAGAATACTATCAGGGGGATTTGGTTTCCGCTGTACAGAAAACCCTCGAATGGATACGGGGGTCCTTTGCACTGGGGATACTGTCAGGGGAAGAACCCGACAAAATTATTGCTGTAAGGAAAGACAGCCCTCTGGTAGTCGGATTGGGGAACGGGGAAAATTATATAGCCTCTGATATCCCCGCAATCCTGGAACATACCAGGAAGGTATATATCCTCAAAGACGGTCATATGGCCGTTGTTAAGAAGGATAGGGTTGACCTGATGGATTTTAAGGGGAGAAAGGTAGAACAGGAAGTATTCGACGTAAAATGGGATGCGGTAGCAGCGGAAAAGAGCGGATATCCCCACTTCATGCTGAAGGAAATCCATGAGCAGCCCAGAGCCTTAAAGGATACTATGACAGGAAGAATAGATCCGGAGAGAGGGGACATCCGCCTCGATGAGATCACGATAAAGGCAGAAGACCTTGAAAATATCGATAAAATCTTTATAGTAGCCTGCGGAACGGCATACCATGCGGGAATCGTCGGGAAACACGCAATAGAAAGGCTTACCCGCATACCCGTTGAGGTCGATATCGCTTCCGAATTCCGCTACAGGGACCCTATGGTCGATGATAGAACAATAGTAATAATCATCAGCCAATCGGGCGAAACGGCAGATACACTGGCGGCCCTCAGGGAATCGAAAAAGAGAGGGGCAAGGATTATTGCCATTACAAACGTGGTAGGGAGCAGCGTTTCCAGAGAAGCTGAAGATGTCCTCTATACCTGGGCAGGGCCCGAAATAGCAGTTGCTTCCACAAAGGCTTACAGCACCCAACTTGTTTCCCTGTATATGCTGGCCCTGAAGATGGCCCTGGAAAAAGGCACAGTTGATAGGGAAGAAGCCGTTGAAATAATGAGAGAGATGAAACAGCTCCCCGAAAAGGCCCAGAGGATAATAGGCGGGGAGCAGAAAATAAAGGAACTGGCATATCAATATTCCAAATGGGACGACGTATTCTTCATCGGCCGCGGCCTTGACTATGCCGTAGCCCTGGAGGGCTCCCTCAAGCTGAAAGAAATCTCATACATCCACGCCGAAGCCTACCCCGCCGGGGAACTCAAACACGGAACACTAGCCCTCATTACAGAGGGCATACCCGTAATATCCCTTGTAACCCAGGAACAGCTCTACGAGAAGACCCTGAGCAATATCAAGGAAGTAGAAGCCAGGGAAGCAACCGTGATCGCGGTAGCCATGGAGGGTGACGAAAATATCGCGAAAAACGCAAATCACGTGATATACATCCCGAGGACCATACCCTTTTTAACCCCTGTCCTGACTGTCATACCTCTCCAGCTTTTCGCCTACTACGCTGCCGTAGCCCGGGGCTGTGACGTAGATAAACCGAGAAACCTTGCCAAGAGCGTAACTGTGGAGTAG
- a CDS encoding CdaR family protein, whose product MDNILRNNMSIKLISILVAVLLWMYVIGEQNPYIIHIYRDVPVKLNNLDTANFALKEEEAGFKVSVRVRGRRATISELTKSEIKAEVNLRGRMEGENLIPVAVTVPDNVELLDINPPEIMVTLEPIIEKQVPIVVRLTGTPAGGFAAMDPSAKPGEAVLKGARSVVESVKSAFVSVDISGKNRDVKGNFPLRVVDEKNGEVKNITFRPETVDVIVPIVKKADVEVIPKITGSPAGGYAVSDITVVPLTLSVTGEDEVVESLNELYTEGLDITGLSQDIQKEVKVILPEGVRPVRGEKDTVTVFINIEKEVEGSLKITKEVDVINLQDGYEAVIEPVEITLNFKGLRQFVDNVKEDDINIYVNLKNLKQGVYNAKLQVGVPENITLLDYSPKNISVEIREKQEDITDDEERRKNQ is encoded by the coding sequence ATGGATAATATCCTTAGAAACAATATGTCCATTAAGCTAATATCCATCCTGGTAGCGGTTCTGCTGTGGATGTATGTAATCGGGGAACAAAACCCTTATATCATCCACATATACAGGGATGTACCCGTCAAACTCAACAACCTGGACACAGCGAATTTTGCCCTAAAAGAAGAAGAGGCCGGCTTTAAAGTTTCGGTAAGGGTAAGGGGAAGAAGGGCGACAATATCCGAGCTCACAAAAAGCGAAATAAAGGCAGAAGTCAACCTGAGAGGGAGGATGGAAGGCGAAAACCTTATCCCTGTTGCCGTTACAGTGCCCGACAATGTAGAACTTTTAGATATAAATCCCCCTGAAATTATGGTTACGCTGGAACCAATAATTGAAAAACAGGTTCCTATTGTTGTAAGGCTTACCGGTACACCGGCCGGTGGTTTTGCGGCCATGGACCCTTCTGCCAAACCCGGTGAAGCTGTGCTAAAGGGTGCCAGGAGTGTTGTAGAATCTGTAAAATCCGCTTTTGTAAGTGTCGATATATCCGGCAAAAACCGGGATGTAAAGGGGAATTTTCCCCTGAGGGTAGTAGATGAAAAAAACGGCGAAGTAAAAAACATCACATTCAGACCGGAAACTGTAGACGTTATCGTGCCGATTGTAAAAAAGGCAGATGTTGAAGTTATACCGAAGATTACGGGCAGTCCTGCCGGCGGCTATGCCGTTTCGGATATTACAGTTGTGCCTTTGACCCTTTCGGTTACGGGAGAAGATGAAGTCGTGGAATCGTTGAACGAACTCTATACCGAAGGGCTCGACATAACAGGTTTGAGTCAGGATATACAAAAAGAAGTTAAGGTTATCCTTCCGGAAGGCGTAAGACCTGTAAGGGGTGAAAAAGACACCGTAACCGTTTTTATTAATATAGAAAAAGAAGTGGAAGGTTCCCTGAAAATAACGAAAGAGGTTGATGTTATTAACCTCCAAGACGGTTATGAAGCTGTGATTGAACCTGTGGAAATAACCCTTAATTTTAAAGGCCTCAGACAGTTTGTTGATAATGTAAAAGAGGATGATATAAATATATACGTTAACCTGAAAAACCTGAAACAGGGGGTTTACAACGCAAAGCTTCAGGTTGGTGTCCCTGAAAATATTACCCTTCTGGATTATTCCCCTAAAAATATATCTGTAGAAATCAGAGAAAAGCAGGAAGATATAACTGATGATGAAGAAAGGAGAAAGAACCAATGA
- the glmM gene encoding phosphoglucosamine mutase produces the protein MKRSLFGTDGVRGVANSELTPQLAFELGRAGAYILAKGKPSPLIVVGKDTRISGDMLEAALIAGICSVGGKVLRAGVVPTPGVACLTRHFEADGGAVISASHNPVEYNGIKFFDSKGFKLPDEIEDRIEEAMKLENFPVPTGKGVGYIEEIGNAVEIYGNFLKSTVDMDLKGMRIALDCANGAVYRAAPRVLEELGAEVMVINNCPTGDNINVKCGSTHPDIIREFTVKNKADAGLSFDGDADRLIAVDEQGQILTGDHIMAVCGIFMKEEGRLTKDTVVTTVMSNMGLDIALKEAGCNIVKTKVGDRYVLEEMLKKGYTFGGEQSGHVIFLEHNTTGDGLLTALQLLKVMRKTGKPLSELGSVMKLMPQVLLNARVKNKDALWKNGAVVRKVEEAEKRLAGRGRVLVRPSGTEPLVRVMVEGEDERELKEIARHLVDIMERELN, from the coding sequence ATGAAACGCAGCTTGTTCGGAACCGACGGTGTGAGGGGTGTGGCGAATTCCGAATTAACCCCTCAGCTGGCCTTTGAACTGGGCAGAGCGGGGGCATATATCCTTGCTAAAGGGAAACCCTCTCCGCTGATAGTGGTAGGTAAAGATACCCGTATATCAGGGGATATGCTGGAGGCGGCCCTGATAGCGGGTATATGTTCTGTTGGGGGGAAGGTTTTAAGGGCAGGGGTTGTCCCTACTCCCGGAGTTGCCTGCCTTACCCGCCATTTTGAAGCTGATGGGGGTGCTGTAATTTCCGCATCCCATAATCCCGTGGAATATAACGGGATAAAGTTTTTTGATAGTAAGGGCTTTAAGCTCCCTGATGAAATAGAAGACAGGATAGAAGAGGCCATGAAGCTGGAGAACTTTCCCGTACCAACGGGCAAAGGAGTGGGTTATATTGAAGAAATAGGAAATGCCGTTGAAATCTACGGTAATTTCCTTAAATCCACAGTTGATATGGATTTAAAGGGAATGAGGATAGCGCTGGATTGTGCCAATGGCGCTGTTTACAGGGCTGCGCCCAGGGTTTTAGAGGAATTGGGTGCGGAAGTAATGGTAATCAACAACTGCCCTACAGGGGATAATATTAATGTGAAATGCGGTTCTACGCATCCTGACATCATAAGGGAGTTTACGGTTAAAAATAAGGCCGACGCCGGTTTGTCCTTTGATGGAGATGCCGATAGGCTGATTGCTGTTGATGAACAGGGTCAAATCCTTACCGGAGATCATATAATGGCAGTGTGCGGTATTTTTATGAAAGAAGAGGGCAGGCTGACAAAAGATACTGTAGTAACTACGGTTATGAGCAATATGGGCCTCGACATTGCCCTTAAAGAGGCCGGCTGCAATATAGTAAAGACAAAGGTCGGTGACAGATATGTCCTTGAAGAGATGCTGAAAAAGGGTTATACTTTTGGAGGGGAACAATCGGGTCATGTTATATTCCTTGAACACAACACAACGGGAGATGGCCTCCTTACAGCTCTCCAACTGCTGAAGGTGATGAGAAAAACCGGAAAGCCCCTGTCTGAGCTGGGTTCTGTTATGAAACTAATGCCCCAGGTGCTTTTGAATGCCAGGGTGAAAAATAAGGATGCCCTGTGGAAAAACGGTGCAGTAGTCAGGAAGGTAGAAGAAGCGGAAAAAAGGCTTGCGGGCCGCGGGAGGGTCCTGGTAAGGCCGTCAGGGACGGAACCCCTTGTAAGGGTAATGGTGGAAGGTGAAGATGAAAGAGAGCTGAAAGAAATAGCCCGCCATCTTGTGGATATCATGGAGAGGGAATTGAATTAG